A window of Massilia sp. NR 4-1 genomic DNA:
ACACCGGCAATACCTTTGGAGGTCAGCATCAGCACGGCCATCATGGTCATCTGGGTGCCGAGCGACATTTCAATACCGTAGGCCTGGGCGATGAACACGGCGGCGAAGGTGCAGTACATCATCGAGCCGTCCAGGTTGAAGGAGTAGCCGATCGGCAGCACGAAGGCGGCAATGCGGTTGCGCACGCCGAAACGCTCCAGGCCTTCCAGGGTTTTCGGGAAGGCCGCTTCGCTGGAGGCGGTGGAGAAGGCCAGCAGCGATGGGCCGCGCAGTTCGCTGATCAGGCGGCCGATGCGCTTGCCGAGGAAGAGGAAGCCGATGAAGATCAGCACACCCCACAGCACGGCGATGCTCAGGTAGAACTCGGCCATGAACACGCCATAGGTCTGCAGCACGCCCAGACCGCTCTTGGCGATGGTGCCGGCAACAGCGGCGAACACGGCCAGCGGCGCGAAGCGCATCACATAGCCGGTCACCTTCAGCATGATGTGGGCGATGCCGTCCACGGCGTCCACCAGCGGCTCCGATTTCGGGCCGACGGCGGCGGCAGCGGTGCCGAAGAACAGGGAGAACACCACGATCTGCAGGATTTCGTTCTTGGCCATGCCGTCGATGATGGAGGACGGCACCAGGTGGGTGATGAACTCTTTCAGCGACAGGCTGGTGGTGGCCAGGCCCGATGCGGCGGCGGTGGTGGCCGGCAGGTGGCCGACCAGGGCGTCGCCTGGGCGGAACAGGTTGACCATGATCAGGCCCAGGGTCAGCGACAGCAGCGAGGCGACGAAGAACCAGCCCAGGGTCTTGATGCCGATGCGGCCCACTTCGGAAGCGTCGCCCATGCGGGCAATGCCCACCACCAGGGTGGAGAAGACCAGGGGCGCGATGATCATCTTGATCAGGCGCAGGAAGAGGGTCGTGATCAGCGACATGGTGTCAGCGAAGCCGGCCGGATTGGCCAGCGTCACATTGGCGATGTAGCCGGCTACGATGCCCAGCACCAGGCTGACCAGAATATAAGTAGTCAGGCGGTTTTGATTTTTCATAAAGGAGTTATCCTGTGGTAGTGTCTAGCCGGCTGTGGATAACAGCGGCCAGAATGCCGTTAGAATGGTGAATTTATAAGCAAGTTCCGCAGTATCCTTGTCGTCAGGGGCACTGTCAAGCAAGCGTGGAGGTGTGGGCGCCGATGATCGATATAAAAAACCTAAGCAAGTGGTATGGCCAGTTCCAGGTGCTCTCAGAGTGCAGCACCAGTGTCGCCAAGGGCGATGTGATGGTCATTTGCGGCCCTTCCGGATCGGGAAAGTCTACCCTGATAAAAACCGTCAACGGCCTGGAACCCTTCCAGAAAGGTGAAATTATTGTCGATGGCATATCGGTCGGCGCGCCGGGCACCAATTTGCCGGCCTTGCGCGCGCGCATCGGCATGGTATTCCAGAATTTCGAATTGTTCCCCCATCTTTCGGTGCGCGAGAACCTGACCCTGGGCCAGGTCAAGGTGCTGGGGCGCAGCCAGGACGAGGCCAATGCCCGAGGCCTGAAGTATCTGGACCGGGTCGGCCTGCTGTCGCAGCAGGATAAATTCCCGAATCAGCTGTCCGGCGGCCAGCAGCAGCGCGTGGCGATCGCGCGCGCCTTGTCGATGGACCCGATTGCCATGCTGTTCGACGAACCGACGTCCGCCCTCGATCCGGAAATGATCAACGAGGTGCTGGACGTGATGGTGGGCCTGGCCCAGGAGGGCATGACGATGATGGTGGTCACCCACGAAATGGGCTTTGCGCGCAAAGTGGCCAACCGCGTGGTCTTCATGGACAAGGGCCATATCCTGGAAGACTGCAGCAAGGATGAATTTTTCGGTGCGCCGCGTTCCGAGCGCGCCCGCGACTTCCTTGCGCGTATCATTCACTGAAATTCCGCCGGAGCCGAATCCGGTTCAAGCTGTAGGGTTGCCGTAGCGAGCTGCTAAGTGTTGGTGCATTTTTTCTTTGCGGAGGAATCATGACCTTGACCAGACTGTTTGCCCTGCTGTCCATCGCCTGCTGCGCCGCCACGGCCAGCGCCCAGGAACTCACCGGCACCCTCGCCAAAATCAAGCGCACCGGCCAGATCACGCTAGGCGTGCGCGATGGCTCCGTGCCTTTCTCCTACCTGGACGATAAGCAGCAATACCAGGGCTATTCGGTGGACCTGTGCATGAAGATCGTGGTCCATGTGCAGAAGCAGCTGGGCATGACCGACGTGAAGGTGGTGATGAATCCCGTGACTTCGGCCAACCGCATTCCACTGATGGCGAACGGCACCATCGACCTGGAATGCGGCTCCACCACCAATAACGCGGAGCGCCAGAAGCAGGTGGCTTTCGCGCCCACCATGTTCGTGATCGCCAACCGCCTGCTGGCGAAGAAGTCGTCCAATATCAAATCACTGGCGGATATGAAGGGCAAGACCCTGGTGGCCACCGCCGGCACCACCACGCTCAAGCAGATGACCATCCTGAATAATGAGCAGAAGCTGGGCATGAATATCGTGGTCGGCAAGGACCACCCGGAATCCTTCCTGATGATGGAAACCGGGCGTGCCGCCGCCGAGGCCAATGACGATATCCTGTTGGCGGCCCAGGTGGCGAGTGCGCGCAACCCGTCCGAGTTCCAGATCACCGCCGAGGCGCTGTCGGTCGAGCCTTACGGCATCATGCTGCGCCGCGAGGATGTACCCTTCAAGCAGGCGGTGGATGCGGCCCTGGCCCGGCTGTACCAGTCGGACGATATCCAGCGCATCTACAGCAAATGGTTCATGAGTCCCATTCCGCCCAAGGGCATCAACCTGAATTTCCCCATGCCGCCGCAGCTCAAGGCCGTGCTGGCCAAACCCACCGATTCACCCGATCCGGCAGCCTACGCGGCCGTGCCGCCGGCGCAGAAAGCCGCCACCAAGAAGTAAGCCTGGCCCGCCGCCATGCACTACAACTGGAACTGGGCCATCTTCCGCGAACTGTCGCCGGACGGCGTGCATACCTATTGGGATACGCTGATGTCCGGCCTGGCGTGGACGCTGGCTACCTCGCTGGCCGGCTGGATCATGGCGCTGGTCCTGGGCATGCTGGTGGGCGTGCTGCGCACCTTGCCCAGTCCCTGGCTGCGCCGCGCCGGCACGGCCTATGTTGAGCTGTTCCGCAATATCCCGCTGCTGGTGCAGATGTTCCTGTGGTTCTTCGTCGTGCCCGAACTGCTGCCGCGCGCGGCGGGCGACTGGCTCAAGGCGCTGCCCAATGCGCCTTTCCTGACGGCCGTGGTCTGCCTCGGCTTCTTTACGTCGGCGCGGGTGGCGGTGCAGGTCACGGCGGGTATCGAGGCGCTGGCGGGCGGCCAGAAACTGGCGGCGCTGGCGCTCGGCCTGACGCGGCGGCAGACGTATCGCCACGTGCTGCTGCCGCTGGCGCTGCGCATCATCCTGCCGCCGCTGACCAGTGAATTCCTCAACATCATCAAGAACAGTTCCGTTGCACTGACCATCGGTTTGATGGAGCTGACGGCCAGCGCGCGCGCAGTGCAGGAATTTTCCTTCCAGGTGTTTGAAGCGTTTTCCGCCGCCACCCTGATCTATGTGCTGGTCAATATCGTGGTGGTGGCCGG
This region includes:
- a CDS encoding dicarboxylate/amino acid:cation symporter — encoded protein: MKNQNRLTTYILVSLVLGIVAGYIANVTLANPAGFADTMSLITTLFLRLIKMIIAPLVFSTLVVGIARMGDASEVGRIGIKTLGWFFVASLLSLTLGLIMVNLFRPGDALVGHLPATTAAASGLATTSLSLKEFITHLVPSSIIDGMAKNEILQIVVFSLFFGTAAAAVGPKSEPLVDAVDGIAHIMLKVTGYVMRFAPLAVFAAVAGTIAKSGLGVLQTYGVFMAEFYLSIAVLWGVLIFIGFLFLGKRIGRLISELRGPSLLAFSTASSEAAFPKTLEGLERFGVRNRIAAFVLPIGYSFNLDGSMMYCTFAAVFIAQAYGIEMSLGTQMTMMAVLMLTSKGIAGVPRASLVVIAATLSQFNIPEAGLVLLLGIDHFLDMARSATNVIGNGIAAAVVAKWEGELTDPIDKELADTPLP
- a CDS encoding amino acid ABC transporter ATP-binding protein, which encodes MIDIKNLSKWYGQFQVLSECSTSVAKGDVMVICGPSGSGKSTLIKTVNGLEPFQKGEIIVDGISVGAPGTNLPALRARIGMVFQNFELFPHLSVRENLTLGQVKVLGRSQDEANARGLKYLDRVGLLSQQDKFPNQLSGGQQQRVAIARALSMDPIAMLFDEPTSALDPEMINEVLDVMVGLAQEGMTMMVVTHEMGFARKVANRVVFMDKGHILEDCSKDEFFGAPRSERARDFLARIIH
- a CDS encoding amino acid ABC transporter substrate-binding protein; amino-acid sequence: MTLTRLFALLSIACCAATASAQELTGTLAKIKRTGQITLGVRDGSVPFSYLDDKQQYQGYSVDLCMKIVVHVQKQLGMTDVKVVMNPVTSANRIPLMANGTIDLECGSTTNNAERQKQVAFAPTMFVIANRLLAKKSSNIKSLADMKGKTLVATAGTTTLKQMTILNNEQKLGMNIVVGKDHPESFLMMETGRAAAEANDDILLAAQVASARNPSEFQITAEALSVEPYGIMLRREDVPFKQAVDAALARLYQSDDIQRIYSKWFMSPIPPKGINLNFPMPPQLKAVLAKPTDSPDPAAYAAVPPAQKAATKK
- a CDS encoding amino acid ABC transporter permease, which codes for MHYNWNWAIFRELSPDGVHTYWDTLMSGLAWTLATSLAGWIMALVLGMLVGVLRTLPSPWLRRAGTAYVELFRNIPLLVQMFLWFFVVPELLPRAAGDWLKALPNAPFLTAVVCLGFFTSARVAVQVTAGIEALAGGQKLAALALGLTRRQTYRHVLLPLALRIILPPLTSEFLNIIKNSSVALTIGLMELTASARAVQEFSFQVFEAFSAATLIYVLVNIVVVAGMALLERRLALPGTLASGGGR